Proteins encoded within one genomic window of Setaria italica strain Yugu1 chromosome IV, Setaria_italica_v2.0, whole genome shotgun sequence:
- the LOC101752568 gene encoding protein disulfide isomerase-like 1-5, translating to MRARRVGALVLVVVLALAVSVVWSARLDLDDDDDSDVLDELLAIDEEAERGELDGGGGDGGGAAEAVRRAQSMVLALDNDNARRAVEDHAELLLLGYAPWCERSAQLMPRFAEAAAALRAMGSAVAFAKLDGERYPKAAASVGVKGFPTVLLFVNGTEHAYHGLHTKDAIVTWVRKKTGAPVIMLQSKDSAKEFLKKDQTFVIGLFKNFKGAEYEEFVKAATTDDEVQFVETSDRSVAKILFPGITSEEQFVGLVKSEPEKFEKFDGDFEEKAILRFVELNKFPLITVFTELNSGKVYSSPIKLQVFTFSEAYDFEDLESMVEEVARAFKTKIMFIYVDTAEENLAKPFLTLYGLESEKKPTVTAFDTSNGAKYVMEADINAKNLREFCLSLLDGTLPPYHKSEPVPQGKGLVEKVVGRTFDSSVLESPQNVFLEVYTPWCVDCEAISKNIEKLAKHFSGLETLKFARIDASVNEHPKLKVNNYPTLFIYPAEDKNNPIKVSKKLSVKDMAKFIKEKLQISDVETVAATDNAPAAENIKDEL from the exons ATGAGGGCGCGGCGGGTCGGGGCGCTGGTGCTAGTGGTGGTCCTCGCGCTCGCCGTGTCGGTGGTGTGGTCGGCGCGGCTGGACctggatgacgacgacgactcggACGTGCTGGacgagctgctggccatcgacgaggaggcggagcggggcgaGCTGGatgggggaggcggcgacggcgggggcgcggcggaggcggtgcggcGGGCGCAGTCGATGGTGCTGGCGCTCGACAACGACAACGCGCGCCGCGCCGTGGAGGACCACGCGGAGCTGCTGCTCCTCGGGTACGCGCCCTGGTGCGAGCGCAGCGCGCAGCTCATGCCGCGGttcgccgaggccgccgcggcgctgcgcGCCATGGGCAGCGCCGTCGCGTTCGCCAAGCTCGACGGGGAGCGGTACCCCAAGGCGGCCGCTTCCGTTGGGGTCAAGGGGTTCCCCACCGTGCTCCTCTTCGTCAACGGCACCGAGCACGCGTACCATGGCCTCCACACCAA GGACGCGATAGTTACTTGGGTAAGAAAGAAGACTGGTGCGCCAGTCATTATGCTTCAGTCTAAGGATTCAGCTAAGGAGTTCCTTAAAAAGGATCAGACTTTTGTTATTGGACTATTCAAGAATTTTAAG GGAGCAGAATACGAAGAATTTGTGAAGGCAGCAACCACAGATGATGAAGTACAGTTTGTAGAAACCAGTGATAGGAGTGTTGCCAAAATTCTATTTCCAGGTATTACATCCGAAGAGCAATTCGTAGGCCTTGTTAAAAGCGAACCTGAGAAGTTTGAAAAGTTTG ATGGGGACTTTGAAGAAAAGGCAATTTTGCGGTTTGTGGAGCTAAACAAGTTTCCCCTAATTACTGTATTCACTGAGCTCAATTCGGGCAAAGTATATTCAAGCCCTATTAAACTGCAG GTCTTCACTTTCTCAGAGGCTTATGATTTTGAGGATCTTGAATCTATGGTTGAAGAAGTTGCAAGAGCATTCAAGACAAAG ATAATGTTTATATATGTGGACACTGCTGAAGAAAACCTTGCAAAGCCATTCCTCACTCTTTATGGTCTTGAATCAGAAAAAAAGCCTACT GTTACAGCATTCGATACAAGCAATGGAGCCAAATATGTGATGGAGGCAGATATCAACGCAAAGAACCTAAGG GAATTCTGCTTAAGTCTCCTAGATGGCACACTACCTCCGTACCACAAATCAGAACCAGTACCGCAAGGG AAGGGACTTGTTGAAAAAGTTGTTGGTCGTACATTTGATTCTTCTGTGCTGGAAAGTCCTCAAAACGTATTCCTTGAG GTTTATACACCTTGGTGTGTTGACTGTGAGGCGATAAGTAAAAATATCGAGAAGTTGGCCAAGCATTTCAGTGGGTTGGAGACTCTTAAATTTGCACGCATAGATGCTTCTGTGAATGAACATCCTAAATTGAAG GTGAACAATTACCCAACGCTCTTCATTTATCCTGCCGAAGACAAAAACAACCCG ATCAAAGTTTCAAAGAAATTAAGTGTCAAGGACATGGCCAAATTCATCAAGGAGAAGCTGCAAATCTCAGACGTGGAGACGGTAGCGGCCACGGACAATGCCCCAGCTGCGGAAAATATCAAGGATGAGCTATAG
- the LOC101752982 gene encoding uncharacterized protein LOC101752982: MMHAKSESDVTSLAASSPPRSPKRGGGGAGGGNNYYVQSPSRESHDGGYKSSSMQATPVYNSPNESPSHPSYGRHSRSSSVSRFSGNLRKGGAGAGGERKALNDKGWPECNVIEEEGPYEDLAGDSGLSRRCQIILGFLTFVLLFTVFCLIIWGAARPYEPEVIVKSLVMDDFYAGEGTDHSGVPTKLVTTNCSLHISVYNPATMFGIHVTSGPIHLIYSEISIAVGQLRRYYQPRKSHRMVTAVIHGEKVPLYGAGGSLMLSSTGGAVPLTLDFDLTSRGYVIGKLVRVTHKVHVTCPVVVDAKKTKPIRFSKKACTVSKA, encoded by the exons ATGATGCACGCCAAGTCGGAGTCGGACGTGACGAGCCTggcggcgtcgtcgccgccgcggtcgccgaagcgtggcggcggcggcgccggcggcggcaacaacTACTACGTGCAGAGCCCGTCGCGGGAGTCGCACGACGGCGGGTACAAGTCCTCGTCGATGCAGGCCACGCCGGTGTACAACAGCCCCAACGAGTCGCCGTCGCACCCCTCCTACGGCCGCcactcccgctcctcctccgtcaGCCGCTTCTCCGGGAACCTCCGcaagggcggcgccggcgccggcggggagcggAAGGCACTCAACGACAAGGGGTGGCCCGAGTGCAACGTCATCGAGGAGGAGGGGCCATACGAGGACCTCGCCGGCGACAGCGGACTCTCCCGCCGCTGCCAGATCATCCTCGGCTTCCTCACATTCGTACTGCTCTTCACCGTCTTCTGCCTCATCATCTGGGGCGCCGCGCGGCCGTACGAGCCCGAGGTCATCGTCAAG AGCTTGGTGATGGACGACTTCTATGCTGGTGAAGGCACAGACCACAGTGGGGTGCCAACCAAATTGGTCACGACGAACTGTTCTCTGCACATATCCGTGTACAACCCTGCTACAATGTTTGGAATTCATGTCACCTCTGGCCCCATTCATCTGATCTATTCAGAGATCTCAATCGCGGTCGGCCAG CTTCGCAGGTACTACCAACCGAGGAAGAGCCACCGTATGGTGACTGCGGTCATCCACGGCGAGAAGGTACCCCTCTACGGCGCCGGTGGCAGCCTGATGCTGTCCAGCACAGGCGGGGCGGTGCCCCTGACGCTGGACTTCGACCTGACCTCCCGGGGCTACGTGATCGGCAAGCTCGTGCGGGTGACGCACAAGGTGCACGTGACGTgccccgtcgtcgtcgacgccaAGAAGACCAAGCCCATCAGGTTCTCCAAGAAGGCCTGCACCGTGTCCAAGGCCTGA